In a single window of the uncultured Dysgonomonas sp. genome:
- a CDS encoding beta-ketoacyl synthase N-terminal-like domain-containing protein, producing MEYLNDIYITADNIISSLGFTTKENVCAISLNKSGIISVEAGKISDTPILAGLINSDILNELTEKYSLQEFSKAEQLAILSIKDLLLQRDIELKECGFILSSTKGNVDLLQHHTENIDRNVFLRESASKITGYFGMDDRAMVVSNACISGVSALIIARRLLLNGDYKHIIVTGVDVLSHFITSGFRSFRSLSENLCRPYDSERDGLNMGEACGSILLSTESGTDNITIRGGAISNDANHISGPSRTGDGLYYAMRDAMDEAGVTADDIDCINLHGTATVFNDEMEAKAVYLAQLEKVPVNSLKSYFGHTLGASGIIETIICAHQLKENVIYGTLGYQTNGVSQSLNVSNNHICGKTINTCLKTASGFGGCNAAVVLSKIPSHKSIEQGTFLFNKIKSCTIENSSIKVNDEVVFNSASGDFAVFIREAFKNTGDSNQKFYKMDDLCKLGYIAALHLLNGITFNPDEMGIILSNYSSSSDTDAKHQRIIDGGGDNAASPAVFVYTLPNIVAGEICIRHKIQGENTFFIEYPGNMERQEEYVKLAMNRSKLQFCITGWCEYLDNKYKAEFRLIKKDKTWKN from the coding sequence ATGGAATATCTGAATGACATATACATTACTGCCGATAACATTATCAGCTCTTTAGGATTTACGACTAAAGAAAATGTTTGTGCCATTAGCCTGAATAAATCAGGGATTATCTCTGTAGAAGCAGGAAAAATCTCCGATACCCCGATTCTTGCCGGGCTAATTAATTCGGATATACTGAACGAACTGACAGAAAAGTATAGCCTGCAAGAATTCAGCAAGGCAGAACAACTTGCCATATTATCAATTAAGGACTTATTGTTACAAAGAGATATAGAACTGAAAGAGTGCGGCTTCATTCTTTCCTCAACAAAAGGGAATGTAGACTTACTGCAACATCATACAGAGAACATTGACAGAAACGTTTTTCTCAGAGAAAGTGCGTCTAAAATTACAGGTTATTTCGGAATGGACGATAGGGCTATGGTTGTATCCAATGCCTGCATATCGGGGGTATCAGCTCTTATTATTGCCCGCCGCTTACTCCTGAATGGTGACTATAAGCATATAATCGTTACGGGGGTAGATGTCCTTTCTCATTTTATTACCAGTGGTTTCCGGTCGTTCCGTTCCCTGAGTGAAAACCTTTGCAGGCCTTACGATAGTGAAAGGGACGGGTTAAATATGGGAGAAGCCTGTGGAAGCATCCTTTTGTCCACAGAATCCGGAACGGATAATATAACTATCAGAGGCGGGGCAATAAGCAACGACGCCAATCATATATCAGGCCCTTCACGCACAGGTGACGGTCTGTACTATGCAATGAGGGATGCAATGGATGAAGCCGGAGTAACTGCCGATGACATCGACTGCATAAACCTGCACGGCACTGCAACGGTTTTCAACGATGAAATGGAGGCTAAAGCTGTTTATCTGGCTCAATTGGAAAAAGTTCCTGTCAATAGCCTAAAGTCGTATTTCGGGCATACATTAGGCGCATCGGGAATCATTGAAACAATTATTTGCGCACACCAATTAAAAGAGAATGTCATATACGGCACATTAGGTTATCAAACAAATGGTGTTTCGCAATCCCTGAATGTAAGTAATAATCACATCTGTGGAAAGACGATAAACACCTGTCTTAAAACAGCTTCCGGCTTTGGAGGTTGTAATGCCGCTGTTGTATTATCCAAAATACCTTCGCATAAGTCAATTGAGCAGGGAACATTTTTATTCAACAAAATAAAGAGCTGTACAATAGAGAATAGTTCTATAAAAGTAAATGATGAGGTCGTATTCAACTCCGCATCCGGTGATTTTGCCGTTTTCATCCGCGAAGCATTCAAAAATACAGGTGACAGCAACCAGAAGTTCTATAAGATGGATGACCTCTGCAAACTGGGATATATAGCAGCGCTACATTTACTCAATGGGATCACTTTTAATCCCGATGAAATGGGGATTATCTTATCCAATTACTCTTCGTCATCAGATACGGACGCGAAGCATCAGCGGATAATAGATGGAGGTGGAGACAATGCCGCCAGTCCGGCTGTATTCGTTTACACACTGCCCAACATTGTTGCAGGTGAAATATGTATCCGTCATAAAATACAGGGCGAAAATACCTTCTTTATCGAATATCCCGGTAATATGGAAAGACAGGAAGAATATGTAAAACTTGCCATGAACAGGAGTAAATTACAATTTTGCATCACAGGATGGTGCGAATATCTTGATAATAAATACAAAGCTGAATTCAGACTCATAAAGAAAGATAAAACATGGAAGAATTGA
- a CDS encoding phosphopantetheine-binding protein: MEELIEKLKKELIQELNLEEMTPEDIDADAPLFGDGLGLDSIDALEIILILERNYGIKIKKPGEGEGREIFRSVRSLAEFISTHQQ; encoded by the coding sequence ATGGAAGAATTGATAGAAAAACTGAAAAAAGAACTGATACAGGAATTAAATCTTGAAGAAATGACTCCCGAAGATATAGATGCCGATGCCCCGTTATTCGGAGACGGTCTGGGCTTGGATTCCATCGACGCGCTCGAAATTATCCTTATCCTCGAACGTAATTACGGCATCAAGATCAAAAAGCCGGGAGAAGGAGAAGGTCGCGAAATATTCAGATCGGTAAGATCATTAGCCGAATTTATTTCTACACATCAGCAATAA